CTGCGCTTGCAAGCGCAGAAGGCGGGCACGCTCAAGACCACCGAACAGCAGAAGGTGGTGACCCAGAGTTCCGGCGGTACCACCATCGTGCAGATCGAGCCGGCCAATCCGCAAGTGGTCTACGTGCCTACCTATAACCCGACCACGGTCTACGGCACCTGGCCGTATCCCGCCTATCCGCCTGCGTATTACCCGCCGCCGCCAGGCTCGGTGTTCGCCACGGCGCTGGTGTCGGGCATCGGCTTCGGGCTCGGCGTGGCCGCGGTCGACGCGATGTGGGGCGGGTTCGACTGGCACGACCACGATGTCAATATCAATGTCAACCGCTACAACAACATCAATGTCAACCAGCGCCTGGACGTGAATCGCGCCAACGTGAGCTGGCAGCACAACCCGGCCCGGCGCGGCAATGTGCCCTACAACAATGCGGCGGTGCGCGGCCGCTATGACCAGCAGCGCCAGGCCGGCCTGGCCAGTCGCCAGGCGGGGGCGCAGCCGGGCCAGCGCGTCGGCGGCGCCGGGGCCGTGCAGCGCGAGCCGTCGGCGCGCGACCAGGCACGCGAGCGCGCCGCGCGCTCGTTCGAAGGGCGTACCGGGCAGGCCATTCCCGGCCATGCCGGCCATGCCGGCGGCGTGGCCGGTCGCACCGAAGGCACGCGGCCCGGCGCGGGCGGCGCCGGCGCGCGCAATCCGCGCCCCGCGGGTGCCGAGCACCAGCGCGCGGACCAGGCCGCGGCGCGCGACCGCGCGCGCAATGCCAATCGTGACAGCGCACTGCGCGACGCCGGCAACGGCGAGCGCATGCGCCAGCAGACGCAGCGCGCCGCGTTGTCTCAGCACCAGGTGGCGCCGGTGCGCCCGGCAGGATTCGAGCGGGGTGGCTTGCGTCAGGGCGGCGGGGGCCGGCTGGGCGGCGGCGAACATTTTGGCCATGGCCGGAGGTAAAGCATGATGCGCAAGACCGGTAACCTGATCTCTGCCGTCGCCTTCGTCCGCGGTGCGCGCGTGCTGCCTCTGGTGGCTGCGGTCCTGGCCCTGTCACTGGCCGTCCCTGCCGCGGCTCAGCAGGTCTACCCGAGCGCGGAAGCGGCGGCCGATGCGCTCGGCGATGCCATCGCGCGCAGCGATGGCGATGCGCTGCAGCGCGTGCTGGGCCCGCAATACCAGTCGCTGGTGCCGCAAGGCTCGATCGACCAGGACGACGTCTATGACTTCCTGGGCGCATGGGCGCGCCACCACGCCGTGCAGCCCGAAGGCGATAACCGCGCGCGCATCGCGGTGGGAGAGAGCGGCTGGACCTTCCCCGTGCCGCTGGCCCGGCGGCAGGGCGGCTGGCAGTTCGACCTGCCCGCCGGCAAGCAGGAAGTGCGCCGCCGCCGCCTCGGGCGCAATGAGCTGGTCACCATGGAGACCCTGCTGCAGCTGGCAGATGCCCAGCAGCGCTATGCCGAACAGGTGGGCCAGGGCCGCTACGCCAGGCGCCTGATCAGCACGCCGGGCAAGACCGACGGACTCTACTGGCCTGCCGCCAGCGAGCAGGACGCCAGCCCGCTCGGTCCCGACGCACTGGCGATGGTTCCCGAAACGCCCGCCGCCGACGCATTCTATGGCTATCACTACCGCATCCTGCCCGCGGGCAAGGGCAGCGATGCTCCGTATGGCCTGCTCGCGTGGCCGGCCCGCTACGGCGATACCGGTGTCAATACCTTCCTGCTCGGCAGCGACCGTGTGTTCTACGAACGGGACCTCGGACCCGGCACCGCCTCGCGCGCCCGGTCCATTCGCAGCTTCTCGCCCGAAGGCTGGAAGCGGGTGGCCGATCGCTGACTTTTCAGGCCTTTCGGCAAGCCGACGCCCCGGCGCGCTTTGCCGCCGGGCCGCCGTCGGCTGATGCCGGGACGGGCACCAGGTTCTATCCCAGCGGACAAAGCGTGACCGCCGATGGCGGGTGGACTTCTCTTGGCTGTGGTATGCTGCAACGCAACAATAAGGCATAGGAGGAGATTCCGTCATACAGGAGTCCTCATGACCAAGAGCCTTGCTGCTGACTGGCATGCGCGCATGCGGCGTCTGAGCCGCGTGCAGGCCCGCACGGAAGCCCAGGTGAAGTCCTGGCTCCGGAGCATGGATTCGCTGAATCCGCTGACGCCGACGCGCCTGCCCGACCCGCCCCGGCCCGCCCGGCCCGCGCGCCCGTCGGTCGAGCCCGGCGCCCTGCGCGGCACCTGGCAGGCGCACCGGTTGCGCCTGGCGCCCATGCCGGGCGAGCTGGTGCCGCAACTGTCCTATCACCTCTACATCCCGTCGAAGGCCCATCGCGGCCCGCTACCGGTAGTGGTAGTGCTGCACGGCTGTCGCCAGACGCCGGATGACCTGGCCGCGGGTACGCGCCTGAATGCCCTGGCCGAACGCGAGGGCTTTATCGTCGCCTACCCGCAACAGCCATTGCGCCGCCAGGTGCAGCGCTGCTGGCAGTGGTTCGACCTCGGCGCGGCCGACGGCGGACGCGAGGCGCAGGCGGTGGCCGCGCTGGTCGACGCACTGGCGGCGCGCCATGACGTGCGCGAACGCGAGATCTACCTGGCTGGCATGTCCGCCGGCGCGGCCATGGCCGCGGTGGTGGCGCTGCGCTACCCGGACAAGGTGGCGGCTGTGGCGCTCCATTCCGGCGTGGTCATCGGCGCGGCCAGCAACCCGCGCGCCGGCTTGCGCGCGATGCAGGCCGGCTCCGAGGCCGAGCCGGCGTGGCTGCTCGATGCCGCCGGCGTAACGCCGGGCGGCCCCGAGATGCCCGCGCTGGTGATTCACGGGCTGGCCGATGAAGCGGTGCATCCGGTCAACGGCCGCCTGCTGGCGCGGCAGTTCCTGGCCTACAACGGCCTGGAAGACCGCCTCGCCGGCCGCCCCGCGCGCTTCGAGCCCGAAAGCAATGTCCCGGGCCGGTCGCATGAATACCGCTTCGGCCGCTGGCACCGCGACCTGGTGACGCTGGTCGAGGTGGAGGGCCTGGGCCACGCCTGGAGCGGCGGCGACGACCGCTACAACTACCACAGCGAGATCGGGCCGGATGCGAGCAGGATGATGTGGCAGTTTTTCCGGCAGCACCGGCGCTAGGGCGAGGCTGCTGGCCCCCCTTCGGATACGGACGACCACATGCCGCGCCGCTTCTGACTTCCGTCAGGACGGCGTGCCGGCATCCACGGCCGGCACGATCACCGCGATGGCGTCGCGGACCAGCGCATCGAGCTCCGCGTTGTCCGGACGTATACCGGTGGCCAGCGTACGGTGCATCACGCTGGCCAGCACCATGCCATGGAATAGCCGGGCAGCGACCTCGGGGTTGGCGGACAGGCGGGTGCCCTTGGCCTGGTGTGCGGCAAGAAAGGCCGCGATATAGGCACAGGTCGCCCCCGGCCCGCGCGTGTACCATGCATTGCCCAGCGTGGGGAAACGCCGCGATTCCGCCAGGATCAGCCGCAGGAAGGCAAGGTGGCGCTCATCCAGCAATGACTGCAGGAAGCTGTGCGCGATCCTGCCGAGCCCCTGCGCCGCGTCGCAGCGCGACAAGTCCAGGCTTTTCTCGGTCTTTTCCAGGAAGCGGTCGCACAGCCGCTCCACCACCGCCACAAACAACCCGTCCTTGCCGCCGAAGTAACTGTAGACATTGGTCTTGGAGCCGCCGCACGCCTTGATGATGTCGTCCAGGCTGACGCCGTCGTAGCCGTGCTCGAGAAACATGTCGGCCGCGGTGCTCAGAATCAGGGCGCGTTTTTCTTCACCGCGGCGGGTCATGCGCTGGGGCGGCCGGGGAGGGAGGGCGTCGGGAATGCTCGAGGGTAATGCCATCGGGTGGACAGGTAGCAATGGACGGGCGTCGGTGCCCTGCGCAGTCTACCAAAAGGCCGCACAGGCCCAGCGCTGGCGGTCAAGCACCCTTCGCCTTCAAAAAAACTGAAGGAGTTCATCTGATAAATTGAATACCGTACAGTACGGTTTAACTATAGTTTCCCCACGAGCGGCGCGCTATGTCCGTCCGCATTTCACTTCCAGTTTGGCACAGGAGCAAGTGATGAAAAAGGCAATGATCGGCGCCATGGTGATGTTGGTGATTGGAATCGAGGCACAGGCGGCGACGCGTAACCGGGACGCTTACACGGACGGCGCACATACCGTTGAGGCGCTGCAGCGCTCGCAAGCCGGCAGGCTGGTCGACGAGCAGTTCCGCAAGGTTGCCATTCGCAAGCCGGATCCCTTTGTGGATGGCGCCGTGCGGCAGGGGGATGACCCCTTTGCCGACGGAGTACTCGCCAGCATGGGCAGTGCCGACGCCTTCTCGCAGGGCGCGTGAGCGCCCTTGCCGCGCACATGCGCGGCAAGGGCTGTGCGCTGGCGCCAGGATCCGGGTTTACCGAACTTGTACCGCCCAGCGCGCCCACCTAAAATTATTCGTATATCGCATTTGATTGCGCCTAGCGCAAAATATGGAGACAACGTGACGGACGCACAACCCTCCCGGGCCGCGGGGCAGACCGCCATCGCGCAAGTGGATATCCACGGCGTGACGGTACATGGCAAGGACCTGAGCGAGGCCCTGATCGGCAAGACCGGCTTCACCGCTTATTTCCTGTTCCTGCTGACCGGCCGTGAGCCGGACGCAAAACTGGTGGCGGCCACCGATGCCTGCCTGGTGGCCATCGCGGAACATGGCCTGGTGCCCTCGGTGCAGGCGGCGCGCATGACGCTGGCAGCCGCGCCCGATGCCTTGCAGGGCGCCGTCGCTGCTGGTGTGCTGGGCTGCGGTTCGGTGATCCTGGGCGCATCCGAGACCGCGGGACAGATGCTGGTTGACGTGCTGGCGGGGCGCGAAGGTCGGTCGCTCGCCGAGAGCGCGAACGCGGTGGTGGCGACGGTGCGCCAGGCGCGCAAGCCGCTGCCCGGCTTCGGCCATCCCACGCACAAGCAGGGCGATCCACGCGCGCACCGGCTGCTGGCGGTCGCACGCGAGCTGGGCATTGCCGGCGAGCACGTCGCCGCGCTGGAAGCGGTCGCCGCCGCGGTGCCGGAGCATTTCAGCAAGCCCCTGCCGCTCAATGTTTCGGGCGCGATCCCGGCGGTGCTGCTGGACGCCGGCTATCCTGCCACCGCGCTCAAGGGTGTGCCCCTGCTGGCGCGCGTCGCCAGCCTGATCGCCCACCTGCAGGAGGAACGCCGGCAGCCCATCGGCTTTATCCTGGCCAATGCCGCCGAACAGGCCATCACCCACAGCGCCACGCCGGCGCAGGCGTCATGAGCGCGCCGGCCACCCACACCGGCGCTGACCCGATGGCGCCGCTCGACGTGCTTCGGCAATACCCGGCGCATGACTTCACGCTGACCGGCTTTCTGGCGGCCCGCGCGGCCGCGCATCCGGACAAGCCCGCCTTGCTGTTCGAAGGCGAGACCTGGAGCTATCGGCAGCTTGAGGCGCGCATCGTGCGCACCGCCGGCTGGCTGGCGCAAGCCATGCACGTGCGCCCCGGCGACCGCGTCGGCGTGCTGTCCACCAATCATCCGTCCACGGTCGTGCTGATGTTCGCGCTGGCGCGCATCGGCGCCACCATGGTTCCGGCCAATCCGGAATACCGGCTGGATGAAGCACTCTATGTCTTCCGGCACGCGCAGATATGCGGGCTGGTGTGCGCGCCGGCCACGCTGGAAACCGGTGCGGCCATCGCCAAAACGCTGGGCGGCAACGTATGGCTGCGTGCCAACGAGCCCGGCGACCACGGCGTACCGACGCTCGAGCAATCGATGCTGGCCGATGGCGCGCAACTTGCCGGCGAGTCCGCGGACAGCCGGGACACCGCGCTGATCATCTACACCTCCGGCACCACCGGCTTTCCCAAAGGCGCGATGCATAGTCATCGCGGCTATGTGCTGACGGCCGAGGCCTTCGTGGGCCGGCTGCACTTGCAGCCCGACGAGCGTGTGATGTGCGTGATGCCGCTGTTTCACATCAACGCGCTGATGTACTCGGTCGGCGGCGCCCTGGCCTGCGGCGGCTGCCTGGTGCTGCTGCGCAGGTTCTCGGCGTCGTCGTTCTGGCGTTTCGCGGCCGAGACCGCTGCGACGGAAGTCAATCTGGTGGCTGCGGCCGGCAGCATCCTGGCCAGGCGTCCGCGCGAGGAGTTCGTGCCGGGCCATCGCATCACCAAGATGTTCATTGCGCCGCAGACGCAGGAGATGGTGCGCGTGATGAAGCAGGAGTTTCACGTGCCGCGCCTGATCGAATGCTATGGCATGACGGAGATTCCGGGCGTGATCGCCAACCCGTTCAACGGTCCGCACAAGCTCGGCACGATGGGGCTGATCTCGCCGCACCCGGACCCCGAAGTGCCGGTGCCGCAGGCCCGCATCGTCGATGACGAAGGCAATGACGTGGCGCCGGGCGGCGAGGGAGAACTGCTGATCCGCACGCCTACGCTGATGCAAGGCTATTACCGCGATGCCGAGCAGACGGCGGCCGCGTTCCGCGACGGCTGGTTCGCCACCGGCGATCTGGTGCGGCAGGACGATGACGGCTACTACGTCTTTGTTGCGCGCAAGAAGGATGTGATCCGGCGCAAGGGCGAAAACGTCTCCGGCGCCGAGCTCGATCGCATCTTCGGCGAGCACCCGGCCGTCGAGGAGGCCGCAGCCATCGGCGTGCCGGCAGAGCTGGGCGAGGAAGAAATCCTGCTGGCGGTGCAGTTCCGCTCCGGCCAGTCGGCCGGTGCTGCCGAACTGCTTGCCTGGGCACGCGGCCGCGTGGCCGCGCACAAGCTGCCGCGCTATATCGTCACCGTGGATGCCATCCCGCACACACCCACCCACAAGCCCGCCAAGCACAAGCTGAAGGCGGACCAGACACTGCTGGCGCGCGCGGTCGACCTGTCCGCCGCCGGCCAATGAACCAGAACAACGGAGACAACCATGAGCACTCAGGACAACTACACCCTTCAGCGCGCGCTGGCCGCCATGTGCGCCGGGGCGCCCGGTTCGGATGAAAAGCTGCAGGCGCAGTTCGGCGTGGCACTGCGGCATTTCCACGCCATGCTGGACGAGCTCCGGCTGACCGATGACCAGCTCTATGGCATTGCCGCCTGGCTGGGCAGGGTCGCCGCGCAGGATGAGCTGATCATGCTGTGCGACATGATGGGGCTGACCATGCGCGCGCTGGACCTGGCGCGTACCGACGAGCAGGCCACGCCGCAGAACGTGACCGGCCCGTTCCCCAAGGACCAGGTGCCCGAAGGCAGCAACCCCTGCCACCTGGCGACGGACGAGGAACCCGGGCAGCGGCTGGAAGTGCGCGGGCGCGTGCGGGACGCGCGCACCGGCCAGCCGGTGCCGGGCGCGACGCTGATCGTGTGGCAGCCCAACCAGTTCGGCCGTTACGAGAACGAAGACGACTCCCAGTCCGAAGACAACCTGCGCGGCAAGCTGCGCTGCGATGCCGAAGGTGGTTTCCAGATCTTCACCGTGCGTCCGGGCGGCTACATCATCGGGCGCGAGGATACCGAGGTCGGCGTGCTGATGAAGCGCCTGGGCCGCAACCGCCAGCGCGCGCCGCATATCCACTACCGCGTGATGCAGCCGGGATACCGCACGCTGACCTGCCAGCTCTACTTCAAGGGCGATCCCGCCAATCCGGTCGACTGCATTTTCTCGACCATCGATGACCATATCGTCGAGGCCATGCCCCATCCGGAGCGCGACGGGCACCAGTTGGTGACGCTGGACGTGGTGATTGAGCCTGAAGCGGCAGCCTGAACGATGTGCGCGGCTCAGTAGGCCGCCGTGATGGAGTGTGCCAGCGCGGGCGCGCGCCGGATCGCGTCCTCGATGGCCGCCGCCGCTTCGCGCAGCGCCGGCAGACGCGTGGCAACCAGCTCCTCGGGGCTGGCGCGCTCGGTCTCGGTGGAGCAGTTGATGGCGGCGATCACGCGCCGCTGGGGATCGCGCACGGGCACGGCGATCGACAGCACGCCGAGTTCGAGCTGGCCGTTCTGGATTGCATAGCCCTGTTCGAGCGTGCGTGCCAGCGCGGCGCGCAGCGAATCCGCGTCGCTGAGCGTCATCGGCGTGAATTTCTGGAACGGCGCGCGGTCCAGGACCTTTTTCTGCTGCGGCTTGGTCGCATGCGCCAGCAAGGCCAGGCCGAGCGAGGTGCAATGGACCGGCAGCCGGTAGCCGACCGAGGCGCGGAACGCGATGCGGCGCTGGCTGGGCACATGCGCCAGGTAGACCACGCTGTCGCCGTCGAGGACGGCGAACGAGACTGAATCGCGGAAGCGCTCGGCCACTTCCTGCAGGAAGGGCTGGACGATGTCGCGCAGGTTCATCGAACTGAGGAAGGCGGCGCCCAGCGACAGCACCTTGGGCAGCAGCACGAAGCGCCGCCCGTTGGCGCCGATGTAGCCCAGCGCCTGCAGCGTCAGCAGCGCGCGGCGCGCGCTGGCGGGCGTCATGCCGGTGGCCTGGGCCACCTCGCTCAGCGTCATTTCAGGCATGGCGTCGGTAAATGCCTGGATCACCGCCAGCCCGCGCGCCAGCGCCGCGACGTAATCGCGGTGGCCTTCTTCGAGCTTGGGCGGGGCGTCCTGGCCGGCGGGGGCGGTGGCAGGGTCGGGCGAATCAGCGGCAGAGGTCATGCGTGCATTTTAGCCGCAACGGCCGGGCCGGAACAAAGGGGACGGCGGCAAGGCCGGCGTCCGGGAGACAGATCCACATGAGACTCGATCCTACCTCGTTGCGCCTCTTTGTCTGCGTGACCGAAGAGGGCTCCATCGCCGCCACGGCGGAGCGTACGCACCTGGCCGCGGCCGCGGTCAGCAAGCGCATCAGCGAGCTGGAGCAAGGGCTGGGCACGCCCCTGCTCCGGCGCAGCAACAAGGGCGTGGAGCCGACCACGGCGGGACTCGAGCTGGTCCATCTTGCGCGCGGCGTGCTGAACGACCTCGACGACATCGTCGTTCGCATGCGCGATTACGGCGGCGGCCTGCGCGGGCAGGTCAGGGTGTTCGCCAACATCTCCGCCATCACGCAGTTCCTGCCGGCGCAGCTCAAGTCGTTCCTGGCGGACTACCCGCGTGTCGACGTGCATCTCGATGAGCGGATTTCCACCGCCATCGTGCGTGCCGTGGCCGAGAACGCCGCCGACATAGGCATCTTCACGGCGGGCGCCTTCGGCGCCGAACTGGAGACCTTTCCTTACCGGTGCGACGAGCTGGTGGTGGTCGTGCCCCGCGGGCATCCGCTGGCGGCGCAGCAGGGCGTGACGATCCGCGAAATGCTGGACCATGACCTGATCAGCCTGCATGCCGGCAGCCAGATCCATCTGCAGCTGGTGAGGGCGGCCAGCGAGGCGGGCCGCGCGTTCAAGCCGCGCATCCATGTGCCGGGCTACGACGCGCTGTGCCTGATGGTGCAGGCGGGGCTGGGGCTGGGGATCCTGCCGCGGTCCAGCGCGGCGCCTTACCAGGACACGCTCGGCATCCGTGCCGTCCGCCTGGACGAGCCCTGGGCCGCGCGCCAGCTGGTGATCGGCGTGCGCGCCTACGACAGCCTGTCGGCCGTGGCACGGCTGCTGGTCGACCGCTTGCGCGAGGCGGCATAGCGCAGGCATTGCCGCCATCGCGTCACGCGATGGCGGGCTCGCCAATGACTGCTTTACCGGCCGCGCCAGTTCTTCCAATCTTGCATGGCAGTCACCGTATCTGGACAGGAGCAGCAAACCGTCATGGTCAACGAAGCGAACAAGGAAAAGATGCCGCTGCAGGGCGTGCGCGTGGTGGAGCTGGGATCGCTGATCGCCGGCCCGTATGCCGGCGGCCTGCTGGCGCAGTTCGGCGCCGAGGTGGTGAAGATCGAGTCGCCCGGCGAAGGCGATCCGTTGCGCAAATGGCGCAAGCTGTATGAGGGCACCTCGCTGTGGTGGTACAGCCAGAGCCGCAACAAGAAGTCCATGACGCTGGACCTGCGCAGCTCGCAAGGGCAGGAGATCGTGCGCAAGCTGGTGGCCGACGCCGACATCGTGATCGAGAACTTCCGCCCCGGCACGCTCGAGAAATGGGGCCTCGGCTGGGAGGACCTGCGCCAGGTGAATCCGGCGCTGATCATGGTGCGCATCTCCGGGTACGGCCAGACCGGTCCGTACAAGGACCGTCCCGGCTTTGCCGCAATCGCCGAATCGATGGGCGGGCTGCGCTACGTCAGCGGCTATCCCGACCGGCCGCCGGTGCGCTCCGGCGTCAGCATCGGCGACACGCTGGCCTCGCTGTACGGCGTGATCGGCGCGCTGCTGGCGATGCATCACCTGCGCAACAACAACGGCGAAGGGCAATATGTGGACGTGGCGCTGTACGAATCGGTGTTTGCGGTGATGGAAAGCCTGGTGCCCGAGTTCACCAAGTTCGGCCATGTGCGGGAGCGCTCCGGCGCCAGCTTGCCGGGCATCTCGCCGTCCAACACCTATCCCTGCAAGGACGGGCAGTATGTGATCATCGCCGGCAACGGCGATGCGATCTTCCGGCGCTTCATGACAGCGATCGGGCGCGATGACCTGGGCCAGGATCCGCGGCTGGCGCACAACGACGGGCGAGTGCAGCACAACGCCATGCTTGATGACGCCATCGCTGCGTGGACCACCGCGCACGAACTCGACACCGTGCTGGCGACGCTGGAAGCCGCAGCGGTGCCGTGTGGGCGCATCTACACCGCCGAGGATATCTGCGGCGATCGCCACTATCGCGCACGCGACATGATCGAGTCGCACCAGCTGCCGGACGGCTCGCCGCTGGCGCTGTCCGGCATCGTGCCCAGGCTCAGCGCAACGCCTGGACGCACCAACTGGATCGGCCCGGCACTGGGCGAGCACACCGAAGAAATCCTGGCGGGCATCGGCATTGCCGGCGCCGAATTCCGCGCGCTGCGCGAGGCCGGCGTGGTTTGAGCCCGCAGCGCCATACCCAAGGCAAGCAAGAGGAAACAATCATGTGGCTTCCCCAGGCCCCGCGGCGCGTCCGCATCAATGAAGTGTCCGTGCGCGATGGCTTCCAGATCGAGCCGGAATTCGTCCCCACCGAACAGAAGATCGCGCTGATCGACCGGCTGTCGGAAACCGGGCTCGCGCGGATCGAGATCACCTCGTTCGTCTCGCCCAGGGCCATTCCAAACCTGCGCGATGCCGAGGCGGTGGCCAAGCGCATCCGGCGCCATCCGGAGGTGGTCTATACCGCGCTGGTACCGAACGCGCGCGGCTGCGAACGCGCGCTCGAGTGCGGCCTGGACGAGATCAACCTCGTCATGTCGGCCAGCGAGACGCACAACCTGGCCAATATGCGCATGACCTGCGAACAGTCGCTGGCGCAATTCCGCGACGTGATGCAGCTGGCGCGCAGCGGCGGCCTCGCCGTCAGCGGCTGCGTGGCCACCGCATTCGGCTGCCCGTTCGAGGGCGCGGTGGCGCCCGAGCGCGTGCAGTGGGCGGCGGGCCGTTACCTGGAGCTGGGCATGGACAGCATCACGCTGGCCGATACCACCGGCATGGCAGATCCGCGGCAGGTGAGCGAGCTGGTCGAGGCGTTCCGCGGCTGGTTCCCGGGCGTACCGCTGACCCTGCATTTCCACAATACGCGCGGCATGGGGCTGGCCAACGTGCTGGCCGGGCTGGCCGCGGG
The sequence above is a segment of the Cupriavidus sp. MP-37 genome. Coding sequences within it:
- a CDS encoding hydroxymethylglutaryl-CoA lyase, which gives rise to MWLPQAPRRVRINEVSVRDGFQIEPEFVPTEQKIALIDRLSETGLARIEITSFVSPRAIPNLRDAEAVAKRIRRHPEVVYTALVPNARGCERALECGLDEINLVMSASETHNLANMRMTCEQSLAQFRDVMQLARSGGLAVSGCVATAFGCPFEGAVAPERVQWAAGRYLELGMDSITLADTTGMADPRQVSELVEAFRGWFPGVPLTLHFHNTRGMGLANVLAGLAAGVDSFDASLGGLGGCPFAPGATGNICTEDLVHMLESAGIDTGVDLDRLLGAARDLPALVGHDISGQVVKAGKRTELHPVPEWVGAR